AAGCAATTACCATGATGACGTAATTCGTGACGAGGGTGTAGGTCAAAACACTGAGTGCATTTAAAGCAAACATCGATGCCAACAAAGCCATAGGGGGAATCACTTTCAGGTCCACAAACCAACCATGAGAAAGCCGACCAGTCACGGAGGACATCCCAAGAGCTGTCATCAGTGCTGCTGCATTCATTCTCGAGATCCCTATGTCGACTGCCCGTACAACTATCCACATCATATACATCACCATTGCGATGCCGAAACCCATCATGCAAACTATAAGCACAGCCATGCAAGGGTATCTCGGAAAGATGTAGAACCCCCACATATGATAAATGACAGAGAATATGTTTCTCCCAGTCTTTTTATTCGAAGTGGAGCAACGACCACCGTGTTCACCATCGACTGCACTTTCAGGCGTCTGTTCATCGTCTTGTACAGGTGTATATCCATCGGGGCTATTAACACGGCTTGAATCACGAAGACCCGACACTGTGGTATCAGATGCTGACCCTTCTTGAGAACTAGTATTGGACTCCATTTGAAATGGCTCCTTGTTGTGTTTCTTTGTCGTCTTGGCAACAGGTTTCATGATCATTGCACATACAAAGATGTTTGCAAACAATCCAGCAAGTATTAGAAACGTACCGTGCCACCCATAAACTTGAATCAGTGTTTCCACAAGAGGCGAGAAGATCATGAATCCAACGCCAGCTCCGACCCCGGCAATTCCATTGGCAAAGGCGTAGCGGTCTGTGAAATACTCGGCTACGATGGACAATGCTGGTATATAGATTACAGCTATACCAGTTCCTTCAAAAAaggaaatgcagatttcattgaTGAAACAATAGATGAGAGATAACATTTGGAGTTTGATATTAAGTAGTGCTTAGTTTTTGAGGAACTTCGCCTTTGAGGGACCTTTGAGGCGTTCTTTCTTTatattacaaaatttaaaagtaCGGCATCAACAATGATGAAGCTCTATCAGTCACTCATACTTAGTACGGCATCAACAATGATGAAGCTCTATCAgtcattattacacctcacgtattattcaggtactgtgattggctgagcctcactcacgtgatatagaacaaaaagtgatagaaaaTAGCTcaggtgatatagccctgtcgcgtgcgctgatatagccctgtcgcgtgcagtgatatagcccgctaccacgttctggaataccgcgcgtaCTTTCTGCACGTACCACATCGTCGCGTACATTTActtggtattttctgtaaagcaatggcttttgGAAAGGCacaagaaattagctcgacctgaagtacacgacgacgtttagtacattaaacgagaaaagcttGAACAACACTGTGTTCGTTTTTAGACGTAaacttcatgtagcattgcgatcgagcaacaaatagaacgtttcactgtggcgagtctcgatcgacacttgagggctctgatgtaaattacaatatttatctatagtaatcagattaccctcttgaaataaagtataataaaataaataaataaataaataaacttgaccGCATTCTGAgcaaattttcgaaaacaagtgtgtttgttcggtgtaataaaattaataacacacgctagcacgggcaagatcacgatttgttgcctgccctcgggctggtgctcatgacggtaatattgatgataccctcgccttcggctcgggcatcatcaatattaccgtcatgagcaccatcccttgggcgggaaacaaatcgtgatcttgcccgtgctgGCGTGTGTATTATTTAACTCATACTTGCGTATTATCAGTATAAGATACCAAGTAGCGCAATATATACCGTTACTTTgctgtttgaatttttttacaaaaatatctgttttgcTTCGATCAGACCTATATATAATTAACTTTGAAGCGACACTTTGATACAAAATGGTGTAACAGAGGGAAATATTTTGTTCGGACCCATTTCTTCCAGCTAATCCCCAAATAGGGTCCTACCTTAGTGTATTTACGAGTCGTGAATGCTGAAGCCATCATTTCTGTTACTGATCTCAGCTCAGTGAAAAACCAGCCATGATTTCGTCCTAAAAGCGAGTATTTATTGTCTCAAAGAAGTATGTTGAATTGGTTTTAGGAGTGAACTTCTACCGCGATGTTTTGGTAATTTAGTTTTTCATCAAATCGAAATTTGATCAAACAGAGAACTGATAATGTAGTGCACAAGTCTTAGGCTAAAGTATAGCAAGTTATTTAGATTAGATTTTTTATACCAGAACTTCAACTTTGAGCGAATCGACAAAAATCAAAGATTTCTTAACCAAGTACATGGATGAGAATGAGTTACATTATTTCCAGACTACAATTCTGTCTTCAAAAACGACTTAGGACCTTCACACAGGTGCGGACTATAAGAATCCATCAAGCATTGTGTGGTACTTCAACTTGATTTGGGAAGAAGAGCAAGATATTATACTTAGcgacaaaacaaaaattcttaTAAAACACACCGAAAGTTACAAGTTGATAATTTAATAGTCACAATATATGTGCGTGTGTGCAGGGAAAAAAGTATCCATAGATTGACTATAGATTTTAACAAACAAGACGGCGATGAAACCAGTTCGCGGTACAAAATTTTAACAGAAGCCGTACAAAACCTTGCAGTATAGAACAATTATGCGGGCGTACTTGCGGTGCCTACACATGGTTGTTTCTCACGGTGGGGgcgggggggagggagggggaacAAAGTCTTTATTATCCCATGCTTTTCCAGAGCTTGTATGCTTACCTATTAAAACTGAAAACGTCAAGAAGAGAAGAGGAAGGCTGTCGGTAAAAGCTGTCATTACCAATCCAACCACAACAATGATCGCCCCAGATGCGACTACCTTCTGTGCCCCATACATTGATGTGAGGTATCCACTGACAGGCGCTGTAGGAGAATACAGTTTGGCATAGATCATTTAATCAAATGTAAGTACCACGAGAGCTATCATATTGTACTGCATACTTTCTTAATTATCATACTGTAGGAACAAGATAGTCTGTACTTTCCAGATAAATAAAAAACTTACTTAGGATAGCTACCATGAAGAACAGTATTGTGAAAATCCATGACAAGGTTGCAGCACTCTCGTCGAACGTTTTAATAAATTCAACCATGAAGAGGCCATTCGTACTCGAAAGGCCCCCACAATTGAACTGGACGTAGAAACTGCTGGCAAGTACAAGCCATCTCCGTCGTCTTACGTCTTGTGCGACAATGTCTGTCATGTTTACCAGCGATACGAAGAATAGGTTGCTATACGATGGTCGGGCGATGATTCAGTGGTTGACAGCAGGAAGCGTGGTGATACTTCAGATGAAATGAAACGTCGGTAAGATTTGTCTCTGGATTATATAAAACATATCATCCATCACATTGTCAGATAAGATATTCCCTAAAGCCGAAATCAATAATACACGTATATTTCCTATTAACTTGGCTCCATAAAATAGGTAAGTTGATCCACTCTTCACTGAGTCTGTATTTTACCttataaaattcatttttcgCCAATTATGTGACCAAAAGAAACTAGAACTAAATGGTGAATTCGCACTCTGTGCGTGGAGAAGGAGGCTATAGAAAATATCTGTAAGATATTTTATCTGAGCTTACTCAGACTCACCTCACCAGTTACAGTTAAATATGTATCTGGTCGATACTTTAcacttaaaataaaataaaatgaagtggTCCATATAGACATTCTAGCTAAAAACACATCCATGACTCGTGCTCGTTGCAGTCCCTCATTTGATGACGTTGCTGTGCTTTCTCAATGCACTCAAACCATAATTTAATTAGCGCATTTGGAAGCGAATAATGTTATCTTATTACTGGAAAAGTAACTTGATAATGTAGTGCAGTGGATTCAGAGATGCAAGCGTTCAGGGCGAAAGGTCAGCTTCAAGGACACTTCAAACAAAACGGAGATATACAGAGAAGTGACGGTACTTTACAATTTTCCTTGGCGAACACTTCTGTTCAATAGGCTTACCTATAAAAACCGGGAAGGCTCAGCCCTCTTTATCACGAGTTATATCAGAGCACTGCATGGCCTGTCAGTTGAATACTTAGAAGCGACAAACAGATTTGAAGATTTTAGCTTAAAATATCGATAATCGAGGCTAGTTATATTAAACTCaggtaattatttatttatttatctgttaCTTTTGTTAtctgttatttttgtttatatatatacatatatatttatttatttatttatctatttatctgttatttttgtttatatatatacatatatattatttttatttatttatctatttatctgttatttttgtttatatatatatatatatatatatatatatatatatatatatatatatatatatatatatatatatatatatatatatatatatatatatatatatatatatatattagccaTCATCTGATTGGCGAAAGTAGCAGTTTCGAGTACAATGCCTTGCTTAAAATCACATATGGTTGCACCTAATCTGTAACGGCGTATTTCTTTGTGAGCTTGCTCAAAGCAGCTGATCATCCGATCAACAAATTATCCTTGGCAGTCGTTGATTATTAGTTTTGTCTTTCGTATCCTTACATATTACAAATGTCAGAAAGTTGAATTATCGCAATTTTGCGAAAGACGCCAACTCCTTGACTGGATCGACTTGGTCTGGAGACTGAGTAAGG
This DNA window, taken from Ptychodera flava strain L36383 chromosome 4, AS_Pfla_20210202, whole genome shotgun sequence, encodes the following:
- the LOC139131524 gene encoding monocarboxylate transporter 12-like; translation: MTDIVAQDVRRRRWLVLASSFYVQFNCGGLSSTNGLFMVEFIKTFDESAATLSWIFTILFFMVAILTPVSGYLTSMYGAQKVVASGAIIVVVGLVMTAFTDSLPLLFLTFSVLIGTGIAVIYIPALSIVAEYFTDRYAFANGIAGVGAGVGFMIFSPLVETLIQVYGWHGTFLILAGLFANIFVCAMIMKPVAKTTKKHNKEPFQMESNTSSQEGSASDTTVSGLRDSSRVNSPDGYTPVQDDEQTPESAVDGEHGGRCSTSNKKTGRNIFSVIYHMWGFYIFPRYPCMAVLIVCMMGFGIAMVMYMMWIVVRAVDIGISRMNAAALMTALGMSSVTGRLSHGWFVDLKVIPPMALLASMFALNALSVLTYTLVTNYVIMVIACVGIGLSHGVGIPMFNVCTKEIVQLRDLPNAIGLIFFVQGTFGGMALIFAGELYDNMGDSRMPLFVAVIFCAIALVTSTAAVCVNCYGSRNKVKAPEREGPENVSTDH